In the Brettanomyces nanus chromosome 1, complete sequence genome, ACGTATTGGAGTTTAAGTTCTTACGCTGTAAAGCTGCAGTGATGCCAGCACTAAGAACTGGAGTTTTAGGATCGTCCTGTTCGGCAATCCTCTCCAATCTATTGAAAACGACAGATTCTGAACCACCATACCAGATTCTTTGACCCTTCAAGACGTTACTCTTTCCCTTAGTCGATGCGTATAGTTTACGGGCTGTTATCACGGCTTCGCTGTCACTCAAACTTGGATTGAATTTTTTCAATAATGTTGTTGCAAATTCGGCGCCGGCGCCGTAGATGCGACCATAATTGAAGATCTTAGCTTGACTACGAGAGATCCCTAGAATCTTGGCGGTTTTTGAATGCAAGTCAGTGCCAAGTCCCTTATTTCCTTCAAGAGTCATCCATCCTAGTGCAGTTCCTCCGTGAATTTTGAAAACGGAATCCCCCATCAATGAGGCTATCCATaactcttcactatcaaCATCAGCACCAACAAAGCAATACCCTTTGGGAGCTTTCACCATGGCTTTCAATTCCGAACCTAGACGTGTCTCTTTAGCGTTGGATGCAGTAAGCCACGTTTTTTCCACTGCTCGACGAGTAATTGTACCCATGGATATAACCTGTGGAATAATGGCACCCATAGGTTCACAACCTGGCTTACCAGCTATTTCTGTCACTCCTTCATCGTCAAAAATGACAAATTGATTCatgattctttctctagAACTAACCCAGTAGCTATTGGCTACAGCCAACTGTAGCGCATCTTTAGCCACTTGAAATTCTGACGAGAGAACTCCTCTCTCGAAATGCCTTAAGAAAGGCTTCGACATAAGACTTGTGGTTCTTGAGTGTGGTCCCGATTCATGAGGAACCTTGAAAAGGCTCTTGGCCTCAAAAAGTGTCTCTAGCTCTGCTTGCAATTTAGGCTCCTCCGGTAAAATCCTTTCAGGATCTACGTACAAgtagttcttctttttgaatgattcaacttcattATGGTCGACAACAAAGCACCATCCTTTAGAATCAGTCCAAAATACTGGCTTACCTTCCCAGGAGAGCCTTAGGAGAAGGGGAGCAATACGCGATCGAGTCGTCAAGCTCATTTCTCCCTTAAGAACTAGCTTCTTGAACCATTCTGGATATCCAGGAAGCTTCTGACTTTTATAAGGACGACCGGATTTGGTGAGCTTAGCCTGTTTAATCATCCAATCAAGTTGAGATAGCCAAGGATCGGATTCCCACGGTTTCTCGTCTGCTCTATCTTTCAAACCAACCACTTCACGACATAGCTGCTTTAACTTTTCCTCAATCTTCCGGAAACTTTCCTGATACTTGTCCTCACAACGTTTAATATAATCGTTCCACTCTCTTGTCGTGGGTAGAAAACTCTGGTTGATATGCCTAAGGGCAGCAAAACTCACATCATGGGGGATAATCCGCCGAAATTCTGGGAAAACTTTAACAAACACTTGAAAAGTGGCATCCACATCACCACCACAATagttcatcaacttctggaaATCACGGCgaatatcttcaatatctATGGTGGAAAACTCATCCCTGATGTCTTTATTCATCTTAATGCCACAATGAAGGTTTGCCACATGCTTTAAACTATTTAAACTGCTCATCTTCAGCCAGGGATCATCAACAAGTGATACATCTTCAGGCGTgtctttttcaagaacaGGATTATCTAACATCTGCTTCAATTCTCCGTCTTTGATGGTACTTCTAATACGCTCAAGACTTGTTTCTGTTAAGTCTTGCTCCTGctttttcttgtatttCATCCAAGTATTTCGTTGCCGTGAACACATACCGCTGACAGCAATATGAAGAGACATCGTATCCAAATAAAAAGCCTTTGTTCCATCTAAGCGATATTCGTCAAGAACACGAGCTCTATCGTAGGACACGTTGTGACCCACAAtgatcttttctctattgaCCACATCCAACGGAATTAAATGACCATCGATTTTGTCGCTATCTTTGGTTAAATAAGGAGAACACCAGCCATACCACGCTTTGGGAGACATACAAGTGGCCAAGATCGGATATTGAGACACTTTATACATCACTTCCACATCGAATACaagttcatcttctagAGGATATTGGACGGATTCCGGCGCTTTACCAGGAGCATAACGAGTCCAGCCACTCTTAAAAAGCCACTTGCTGGTAGGTTTCTTAGGAGGAGAAGCTCCAACATTGCGTAATATATCCACCTGTTGTAAATATTTGCTACAACTGTAACGGCCCAACCTTTGGAAATGCTCATCAAGATCCTTTCCCTGAAGTTTGGGCAACTTGAAGGTGATCGGAGGATTGGCAGAGCACTGTTTGCCTAATAATTCGTTATCTGTGAGATATTTGTGAGACAACTTTATTAAACGCTCTTGTTTGGCAGTTTTGCGAACACTTATCGGTGTTGACGGAAATATCTGGTTATGCATACCATCAGATAGTTTCTGGATACCGACTGGATTGATTCGTATAGGACCGAAAGTTTTGTCTGTCTGTGCCAACGCCTGTACACGAGAATGGGAGATATTTCTAAGCAAACAACAATTGATCGAGGACAACCCTCCAATTGATTTCATTTCGGGGAGCGTAGCCCGAAAGATCAGTGAATGTAGCATCAGAGTGGTGTGGTGGTACAGAAAGCGAATGAATGATAGAACAGCGTGACAACGAACAGTGTATTGGGCTTTAggctttctttcttctcactCCCTAATTTTTGGTATATCTCGCACAGCATAAGGAAGCAAATTGTGCGCGCCATTTATGCCGAGATATTTGCGATTCCATTTGATGCTGCCTTGTTCTTATATGGTTCAACCATAGGGCCTTCTTTAGAGGTTTGAAcaattcatcaaatacATAATTATGTCGTCTGCAAGAGCTCTGACGGACGATCAGGTGCAaggagaattgaagaagatggaagcTTTTATTACCAAGGAAGCTGAGGAAAAAGCCAAAGAGATCAAGTTAAAGGCAGATGAGGAGTATGAGATTGAGAAGGCTTCGATTGTTCGTTCTGAAATGAATTCTATAGATTCTTCATATGAATCAAAATTTAAGAAATCGTCGTTGGCTCAACAGATTGCCAAGTCCACCATAGCTAACAAGACCAGATTGAAGATCTTAGCCACGAGAGAGCAATGCTTACAACAGATTTTCGATTATGCCGAAGAGCAATTGAAGCACTTCTCAAAGGATGCAACTGCTTACAAGAAATTGCTTGTAGGCCTTATTGAGGAAGGTTTACTTGACTTTATGGAACCAAAAGTGACTGttaaagtgaagaagtGTGACTTGACTGTTGCTAAAGAGGCATGTGCCGCTGCTACTGATAAATACATGACAGTCTCTGGAAGAGTTGTCGATGTTAAAGTGCTCGAAgatgattttctttctgaaaaGCTCGCTGGAGGGGTGATTCTTGCTAATGGTACAGGAAAGATTGAAATTAACAatactttggaagaaaggCTTCACCTACTTTCTGAGAAAGCCTTACCAGCTATTAGACTCGAGTTGTTTGGACCATCGACAACTAGAAAGTTCTTTAATTAGGTTTGACTCATTTTATCTTCACTTGTTAACTTATTCTTTAGGCAGAAATAGATGATTCAAGTTTTATTGATTAGTAGAGTCTTAAATTTCTCaattatttttttatctttattcATTCTTCATTGTAcctatcttctttcatctttcatCCTCTACATGTCGAAATTGGCACTATCAAGGCACTACCTTAGACTTCTGGGTACGCCTTGTAGTAGGGCTACTTCTATAAAGTTTTTTAGAGCCTTTCCTCTTACAAGGCAATGGTTCCAAAGAGACCTTCATGGAACTAGTCTGCGTGGTGACACTCCCAGTCTTCCAGAAATATCGAAAATCTTCAAACCCATCCTACCAGATCAAAGCACCATCAGTTGCACTATATTTGACGGCGAGGGAAACGTTGCAGCggttcaaaagaagttcTCCAAGGCCGAgtttcttggagaaaataAGCTATTTCCACGAGATCTCAGGAAGATCGATTCATCTAATATTGACGTGGCACCGATAATTGCTGTTCGAGAAGATTGCATACTAATTAACATGCTTCATATTAAAGCGCTCATTAAAGACAATGAAGTCATGATATTTGATACGTCCAACCCGGAATATGCTTCCAAGTTGAGTCTTTTCATGTATGATCTTGGGTCCAAGTTGCGAACCAAAGTGGTCCATGGAAATAACTTGGAGAATCCTGCCGCTTTTTATGCCAGCAATCCCAATCAGCCGTACGAATTCAGGGCCCTGGAATGCATCTTAGTGAACGTAATGGCAGTTTTGGAGGGTGAATTGCAGCATCACTCCAAAGTTTGCACTGGCATATTGGCACAATTGGACAAGGAGATTGATCGAGCAAAATTGAGAGACTTACTCGTTCACTCAAAGAGCTTGACTACTTTTTATCAGAAGTCTCTGTTGATTCGAAATGCCTTGGATGAGTTATTggacaatgatgatgatcttgagAGTCTGTATCTTACTGAGAACAAGCATTGGATGAGTGGTTTTACAAGTAAGGGCCAATCGCATAGCAATAAAGCTTCTGATACTGATGGACAGTCTGTTAAGAAACCTCTCATAGCGTCCGAAGAGCAAGAAGTTGATacaggagaagttgaaatgTTACTAGAAGCATACTACAAGCAGTGCGATGAAATTGTTCAGCAGGCAGAGACtctcatcaacaatattAAATCGACTGAAGAAATAGTGAACATTATATTAGACGCCAATCGTAATTCACTCATGGTTTACGAGTTGAAGATATCAATTTATACGCTTGGATTTACCGTTGCTACCCTCCTGCCAGCATTTTATGGaatgaacttgaaaaacTATACTGAAGAGTCCACTCTGGCATTTGTTGCCGTAGTGGCATTGAGTTGTCTTGCCGGAATGACCATAATAGTTTATGCCTTTAGAAAGCTACGGCTGGTGCAAAAAATGAGCACCGTGAGTCCAATACGAATGAATAAGCTGGATCAGAGAATAAAAATtaaattgaaaagactgATGATGAACCGAAATGCTGCTACATACAATTCCAAGATGAGAGCTAAGAAAGAGCAACAGGATGTTGTATGGAGGTGGCTAGTTGGGGACAAATATCGCGGGAAATGATTGCTTGGTATTGAAGAGATAAATGTATTCTATAGAGGCTCGGTTCGGTATATAATTAGCATCTTGTACATAATGATTACATGCCATGAACTTAGACTATCATCACATAGTATAGCGAATTTCATAGAAAATCGCTATGCACTACTGTTTcacattttttttgatttcagTTTTGCCTGCCCCGTATATATCTCTTTGTAAGGCAGGGTTTCAGGACCCATTGTCAGCAAGCAGCACCGATATGACGTCGGACGAATCACACAGTCCGGGAATTCCCCTAGACTTCTTAGATGGTCGTATGCTTCAGTATCACTATGCCTCAGAGAGAACACTCAAATATATTCTATACGTCAAAGAGCTGATCCATTTGTGTCAGAAATCCAATACTATTCCGTGCTCGAAGTTTGTAACCTTACAAAGTGGCATTATCTTCAACGTTAACGACAACATCTACCGAAGGTCAGAGATCTTGCTAGGTGGCAGAAAGTTTAATGCCACTCAATCGATAGACCCGATGGCCAGCATCACGCCCATCAATTTTGACTGTCTTGATAACAACATTATAGGGTATGATCCTGAAGGTCAACAAAGACAAGGACACCAAATTACCTTACCCCAATTGAAGAGTAATTTGGATACGCTTAAGTTGTTGGAACTACTTCTTATCAACACGTTTGAGATTTATAAGGCGAAGCTTGAACAGgcaaaagaagagagaggTTTAATCCGGATTCCTGAGCAGCAATTGATATGGAAAGAGATAGACGATAAATCTGTATATAGCTTTCCAGAACTTGAAGCGATAGAGTCTCTGAAGTATACATCACCTCCTTCCTCATTGCTTAACAGCGTTTCTCAGGATGCGATACGATCTTTTGCACGGATTAATGAACTAGGCTTTTTGGCCGCTATTATTTCGTTTGTTGGACCAGCATTGCAAGATCTTGAGGCAGAACTTGATCGGTTGAAAGCGATCAAAACTAGAGCCGATCTGGTCAGAACACTtcattattcttttctcatGCATCGTTCCATGACCGTTCTTCTCAGGTTTGCAGATTTGTATGCTTTTGTACGTAGAAATGGCAAGCAGATCTATCTGAATCATGGTCGCTATCTTGCCAATTATGGACGTCTAGGTAACGAGCCTCTCAAGATAGCATTACAACGATGCGAGCACTTTTTCGTTAAACCCAAGATGAATGGGATGCTTTTGGCCACGATATCGAAATTTACACGACAGGGAAGTAATTTCCCATTGAAATACGAGTATCTGATGGAGTTTTATCAGGTTGGAAGTAGTATGCTTTCACTAttacagaagatgattaCTTGTTTGAAGACTATCCAATTACAGTGGACCAGTATAGTTTCGTCTAATCGTCAAGGAGATTTTGATAGGGATTTAATGAGgcagaaggtgaaaaagaaagtgatgGAGAGACGACAGGAAAGGGAGCTAATAAATGTACAGTCTTTGAAAGTTTCTAGGGAATCAAaaaagatgcagaagcaACCAAATGTACCGACTGGACGCAGTGATCTTTCgccatcatcttcaataattCGTCGAAATATATCGACCACTCGCCCGAGACAGTCTCCAAAACCTTATTCAGGCGTCACTGCCGTAGCTAAGGCTGCTATCACAAAGACTCCCCCAACAGCACAGCAGAGATTACAGAAACACATAATGGAGGCAGCGCAGAATGGATCCATCTACGGCAAAAAATTGCAACCAAGAGGACATTCTAAGTATTCTGAAAGTCAAATGAAGGGAGTGTCGGTGGTACGGAGTCGTTCTGGCAGTGATTTGAGTCGAAGTTCGACTACAACTAATAATTCTGCAGCTTCTGCAGCATCTAATGCGTCTACAGTTTCTAACGCATCGGCAGTATCCGATATACCTGCCAGGGGAAATCTCACTGTATGCCATTCGCACATTAAGGAATATGACGATAAAGGAAAACTCAGCCGGAAAGTTCGATTCAAAGACGTTCCGGAATATAcaaaggaggaagatgctCCTACACCCCTTCAAATGCAGAAACAACTTCGACAAAAATTCTCGAACTATAAGCCACAGTTCATCAACAGAACAAAGTACTTGAACTTACAGGAAGGGATGGTATTCAGACAGTTCCGTGGTGGTAACGGTGACGTGGATCGTTTACTAGGAGGAGATGATGAGTTTTCCATAAAGAATCTCAAAATTGGTGGAGAGGGCAGATTTTCGAAGCTATTCAAAAGATATTGAGAGACCAATGGAGCCGGTATTCGTTGGAATAATAGAAGTCCTAGAGCACTTTACACCTAGATATACCAAGATAGGTGCTTAATAGTTAATAATTTCTTCACCGcctgaaaaaaaaaattatgctcatcatcaaaaaattttaaatcATTAGAAGTGTTGTTTTCTAGAGGGCACTCGTTACTCTTTCTACTAGTAAAAATGTCGATTGAAACAGCAAAAAGAACATTCTTGGAGCTTGCGACGGAAGACGATGAGttatttttgaagaaaaggaaaatcaACGAGTCAGTACCGATCACCAAAAATGCTTCTATAATACAACAAAACAGTGCGAACAAAGTGGGTTTGGATGGACTTTCGCAGTGTTTTCGCAGAGTTAGAGCATCGCTTTATGTCTCCATTGCACCATGTTATGTGAACGATCCTATTTCGGGCATTAAGGTACAACATTTGGACCAGATGCTCATGACATACTCGTCTAGCTTGAAGGGTATTGTAATCTCGTACTTTCGGATCGTGCTGGGAGAAGAAAGTTTAATGAAGGATGAAATCACAGACCAAACAATAGCCCTAGGGAGATTTGGTAACGATACGCCATTTTCATTTGTGTGGTGCACGGTTGACTTTCTAATTTGGAGTCCTCAAGTGG is a window encoding:
- a CDS encoding uncharacterized protein (BUSCO:EOG0934072N); protein product: MKSIGGLSSINCCLLRNISHSRVQALAQTDKTFGPIRINPVGIQKLSDGMHNQIFPSTPISVRKTAKQERLIKLSHKYLTDNELLGKQCSANPPITFKLPKLQGKDLDEHFQRLGRYSCSKYLQQVDILRNVGASPPKKPTSKWLFKSGWTRYAPGKAPESVQYPLEDELVFDVEVMYKVSQYPILATCMSPKAWYGWCSPYLTKDSDKIDGHLIPLDVVNREKIIVGHNVSYDRARVLDEYRLDGTKAFYLDTMSLHIAVSGMCSRQRNTWMKYKKKQEQDLTETSLERIRSTIKDGELKQMLDNPVLEKDTPEDVSLVDDPWLKMSSLNSLKHVANLHCGIKMNKDIRDEFSTIDIEDIRRDFQKLMNYCGGDVDATFQVFVKVFPEFRRIIPHDVSFAALRHINQSFLPTTREWNDYIKRCEDKYQESFRKIEEKLKQLCREVVGLKDRADEKPWESDPWLSQLDWMIKQAKLTKSGRPYKSQKLPGYPEWFKKLVLKGEMSLTTRSRIAPLLLRLSWEGKPVFWTDSKGWCFVVDHNEVESFKKKNYLYVDPERILPEEPKLQAELETLFEAKSLFKVPHESGPHSRTTSLMSKPFLRHFERGVLSSEFQVAKDALQLAVANSYWVSSRERIMNQFVIFDDEGVTEIAGKPGCEPMGAIIPQVISMGTITRRAVEKTWLTASNAKETRLGSELKAMVKAPKGYCFVGADVDSEELWIASLMGDSVFKIHGGTALGWMTLEGNKGLGTDLHSKTAKILGISRSQAKIFNYGRIYGAGAEFATTLLKKFNPSLSDSEAVITARKLYASTKGKSNVLKGQRIWYGGSESVVFNRLERIAEQDDPKTPVLSAGITAALQRKNLNSNTFLPSRLNWAIQSSGVDYLHLMLVSVEYLSRIYKIPARLCLTVHDEIRYIAKWEDRYRLGILLQIANLWTRGMFCHQVGIDDVPQGCAFFSSVDFDHVIRKEVNMDCITPSNEKPILHGESLDIYELLKKPEVMEMLNSVEDPDLSNIPVKQTTKPVEELDKNMDSGTRSLYIAMQIATNEKEFKKFKNKYLRNLDVSKSQKFYKKMKKDKETGTKVIDSRFEQLDVDMAIGSMPPMSGLGIGMNEMMEMMNVPFIGYGKQRANRRR
- the VMA4 gene encoding V-ATPase V1 sector subunit E (BUSCO:EOG09343OWF), producing the protein MSSARALTDDQVQGELKKMEAFITKEAEEKAKEIKLKADEEYEIEKASIVRSEMNSIDSSYESKFKKSSLAQQIAKSTIANKTRLKILATREQCLQQIFDYAEEQLKHFSKDATAYKKLLVGLIEEGLLDFMEPKVTVKVKKCDLTVAKEACAAATDKYMTVSGRVVDVKVLEDDFLSEKLAGGVILANGTGKIEINNTLEERLHLLSEKALPAIRLELFGPSTTRKFFN
- a CDS encoding uncharacterized protein (EggNog:ENOG41); the protein is MTPGIPLDFLDGRMLQYHYASERTLKYILYVKELIHLCQKSNTIPCSKFVTLQSGIIFNVNDNIYRRSEILLGGRKFNATQSIDPMASITPINFDCLDNNIIGYDPEGQQRQGHQITLPQLKSNLDTLKLLELLLINTFEIYKAKLEQAKEERGLIRIPEQQLIWKEIDDKSVYSFPELEAIESLKYTSPPSSLLNSVSQDAIRSFARINELGFLAAIISFVGPALQDLEAELDRLKAIKTRADLVRTLHYSFLMHRSMTVLLRFADLYAFVRRNGKQIYLNHGRYLANYGRLGNEPLKIALQRCEHFFVKPKMNGMLLATISKFTRQGSNFPLKYEYLMEFYQVGSSMLSLLQKMITCLKTIQLQWTSIVSSNRQGDFDRDLMRQKVKKKVMERRQERELINVQSLKVSRESKKMQKQPNVPTGRSDLSPSSSIIRRNISTTRPRQSPKPYSGVTAVAKAAITKTPPTAQQRLQKHIMEAAQNGSIYGKKLQPRGHSKYSESQMKGVSVVRSRSGSDLSRSSTTTNNSAASAASNASTVSNASAVSDIPARGNLTVCHSHIKEYDDKGKLSRKVRFKDVPEYTKEEDAPTPLQMQKQLRQKFSNYKPQFINRTKYLNLQEGMVFRQFRGGNGDVDRLLGGDDEFSIKNLKIGGEGRFSKLFKRY